One genomic segment of Terrihabitans soli includes these proteins:
- a CDS encoding helix-turn-helix domain-containing protein translates to MAKTPTRAPLFFKAWRKSRGWTQDYVAEKIDMSGSNYSLLERGEIDYTTKTLTKLAKLYGCSNGDLISRGPNQTEDELIRLARDLPEEKRDQLLKIAKTFLN, encoded by the coding sequence ATGGCAAAGACACCGACGCGCGCGCCGCTTTTCTTCAAAGCCTGGCGGAAATCCCGGGGCTGGACACAGGACTATGTGGCCGAAAAAATTGACATGAGTGGAAGCAACTATTCGCTGCTTGAGCGGGGCGAAATCGACTATACTACCAAGACTTTAACCAAGCTTGCCAAGCTCTATGGCTGCTCGAACGGAGACCTCATTTCCCGAGGCCCCAACCAGACCGAAGACGAGCTGATAAGGCTCGCCCGCGACCTTCCCGAGGAAAAGCGGGATCAGCTCCTAAAAATCGCCAAAACCTTCCTGAACTGA
- a CDS encoding DNA cytosine methyltransferase, with translation MNVHTPSALLPFDYIAGGWAERLGPQYRYILDYFAGGGGASEGIKQALGRSPDFAINHDPEALALHEANHPETTHLQESVFKANPFNLIGPKGKIGLVWYSPDCKHFSKAKGGKPVEKEIRGLAWVVPKTIADCEPECRPDVIILENVEEFQDWGPLTADNMPDKSRKGEEFKRWTKALRKLGYVLEWRELRACDFGAPTIRKRFFLIGRRDGKPIVWPEPTHKPKSVNEDGIVTAWAKGHGLTLADLQSLKPWRTAAEIIDWSKRGYSIFMSKDEATKLREGTGVRVNRPLEPATLRRVAKGVHRFVLTAADPFLVLINHEGDGFRGQALTEPMCTLTARRDAHGVVSPTLARVAHGDEDRSGKKRGKGEHSIEEPLPTVMASPEFATVQTHLVRTDMTSAHERNGVYDLEEPLRTQMSSNAFAAVQTHLMTMRNSEKPHTDSNEPTHTITAGGAGLAAVEAHLVAPHIQAAQHGGSMRDGDEPVHTITASRKDQNCLAAVHLTKFTTGSVGQMPTEPVPTLTCAHSDYHPGGALPLGVVEAHLAAGTMVQMGYGEHEGQPPRALDIDKPLGTAVAQGNKFAAVTADLHAAFIAQNNNHNGEEGHAGRDAEQPLSTICGSGSHAAVASAGLINMRGSDRRMAGTDKPVNTITGQGNHLGAIGVTLIKYYGTDQKPDLRAPLDTATTKDRFGLVEVETASLDLSEEQRYAAWWCARFMEDYGPEEPKPLYPHSRASMLGVGGYVVVDITLRMLMPRELYSAQGFPPDYKIDIDYKGKPLSKAAQTRMCGNSVPPPLARALVAANCPHLAVQSEAA, from the coding sequence TTGAACGTCCATACGCCGAGCGCGCTTCTACCTTTCGACTACATCGCCGGCGGATGGGCCGAACGCCTTGGCCCGCAATACCGCTACATCCTCGATTATTTCGCGGGCGGTGGCGGCGCGTCGGAAGGCATCAAACAGGCGCTCGGGCGCTCGCCGGATTTTGCGATCAATCACGATCCGGAAGCGCTGGCCCTGCACGAGGCGAACCATCCCGAGACAACGCATCTGCAGGAAAGCGTCTTCAAGGCCAACCCGTTCAACCTGATCGGCCCGAAGGGCAAGATCGGGCTTGTCTGGTATTCGCCCGACTGTAAGCACTTCTCCAAAGCCAAAGGCGGCAAGCCGGTCGAGAAAGAGATCCGCGGCCTTGCGTGGGTCGTGCCGAAGACGATCGCGGATTGCGAGCCCGAGTGCCGCCCCGATGTCATCATCCTCGAGAACGTCGAAGAGTTTCAGGATTGGGGTCCGCTGACGGCGGACAACATGCCCGACAAATCGCGCAAGGGCGAAGAGTTCAAGCGCTGGACAAAGGCGCTCCGCAAGCTCGGTTATGTGCTGGAATGGCGCGAGCTGCGCGCCTGCGACTTCGGCGCGCCGACGATCAGAAAACGCTTCTTCCTCATCGGGCGCCGCGACGGCAAGCCCATCGTTTGGCCCGAGCCGACGCACAAGCCGAAAAGCGTCAACGAAGACGGCATCGTCACGGCGTGGGCCAAAGGTCACGGCCTGACCCTCGCAGATCTTCAGAGCCTCAAGCCCTGGCGCACGGCGGCCGAAATCATCGACTGGAGCAAGCGCGGCTACTCGATCTTCATGTCGAAAGATGAAGCGACGAAGCTGCGCGAGGGCACCGGGGTGCGCGTCAACCGCCCGCTGGAGCCCGCAACGCTGCGCCGTGTGGCGAAGGGCGTGCATCGCTTCGTGCTGACCGCCGCCGATCCCTTCCTCGTTCTGATCAACCACGAAGGCGACGGCTTCCGCGGCCAGGCGCTGACCGAGCCGATGTGCACGCTGACCGCGCGGCGCGATGCGCACGGCGTCGTGTCCCCGACGCTGGCCCGCGTAGCGCATGGCGACGAGGACCGGAGCGGCAAGAAGCGCGGCAAGGGCGAACACTCGATCGAGGAGCCTTTGCCGACCGTCATGGCCTCGCCGGAGTTCGCCACTGTCCAGACCCATCTTGTGCGCACCGATATGACATCGGCTCATGAGCGCAACGGGGTCTACGATCTCGAAGAGCCCCTCCGGACACAGATGTCGTCGAATGCGTTTGCCGCCGTGCAGACGCATCTCATGACGATGCGGAATTCGGAAAAGCCGCACACGGATTCGAATGAGCCGACGCATACGATCACGGCCGGTGGGGCAGGGCTTGCCGCGGTCGAGGCGCATCTTGTCGCGCCGCACATTCAGGCCGCGCAGCATGGCGGATCTATGCGCGACGGCGACGAGCCGGTGCACACCATTACAGCGAGCCGCAAGGATCAGAACTGCCTGGCGGCTGTCCATCTGACGAAGTTCACCACGGGCTCGGTCGGCCAGATGCCGACCGAGCCGGTGCCGACGCTAACATGCGCGCATTCGGACTATCACCCGGGCGGCGCGCTGCCGCTCGGCGTTGTCGAAGCCCATCTTGCTGCGGGCACGATGGTGCAGATGGGTTATGGCGAACACGAAGGCCAGCCGCCGCGGGCGCTCGATATCGACAAACCTCTCGGCACTGCCGTCGCACAGGGAAACAAGTTCGCGGCCGTGACCGCGGATCTGCACGCCGCCTTCATCGCGCAGAACAACAATCACAACGGCGAAGAGGGGCACGCGGGCCGCGATGCCGAACAGCCGCTGTCGACCATCTGCGGTTCGGGTTCGCACGCCGCTGTTGCCTCGGCTGGCCTCATCAATATGCGCGGCAGCGACCGCCGCATGGCCGGCACCGACAAGCCGGTCAACACAATCACCGGGCAGGGCAATCATCTTGGAGCCATCGGCGTCACGCTGATCAAATATTACGGTACCGATCAGAAGCCGGATCTGCGCGCGCCTCTCGACACGGCGACAACGAAAGACCGCTTCGGCCTTGTCGAGGTCGAGACGGCTAGCCTCGATCTCTCGGAAGAGCAGCGTTACGCCGCATGGTGGTGTGCGCGCTTCATGGAGGATTACGGGCCGGAAGAGCCGAAGCCGCTTTATCCGCATTCGCGTGCGTCGATGCTTGGCGTCGGCGGCTATGTGGTCGTCGACATCACGCTCCGCATGCTGATGCCGCGCGAACTCTACAGCGCGCAGGGCTTCCCGCCCGACTACAAGATCGACATCGACTACAAGGGCAAGCCGCTCTCCAAGGCCGCACAGACGCGCATGTGCGGCAACAGCGTACCGCCGCCGCTGGCCCGCGCGCTCGTTGCCGCGAACTGTCCGCACCTCGCCGTGCAAAGCGAGGCGGCATGA